One genomic segment of Candidatus Methylomirabilis lanthanidiphila includes these proteins:
- a CDS encoding thioesterase superfamily protein has translation MDYEDDQMCFVCGKQNADGLHLHFELVGDDRIRTEFIPLKRFQGWKDILHGGIIATILDEVMVNGAYLRQIMAVTTKLEMRLRRPAAIGARLIFYGQIVKQDSRTVTTKAWAEREDGTIVAEANGLLMKI, from the coding sequence ATGGATTACGAAGACGATCAGATGTGCTTTGTCTGTGGCAAGCAGAACGCGGACGGTCTACACCTCCATTTCGAGTTGGTCGGCGATGATCGGATCCGGACAGAGTTCATCCCGCTGAAGCGGTTTCAGGGCTGGAAGGATATCCTGCATGGCGGCATTATCGCAACCATTCTCGACGAGGTGATGGTCAATGGCGCCTATCTGCGGCAGATCATGGCCGTAACCACGAAGCTTGAGATGAGACTCAGGCGCCCAGCCGCGATCGGAGCGCGATTGATCTTTTACGGGCAGATCGTGAAACAGGATAGCAGGACGGTCACGACGAAGGCCTGGGCCGAGCGGGAGGACGGGACGATCGTCGCCGAGGCCAACGGCCTTTTGATGAAAATCTGA
- a CDS encoding Peptidase family M50, with the protein MASWLESEDDVLLFLEREMAGVFAIRERRLFDGTVRLQGKLLIDPVTAVAELTERLAPHGYYPVLRSDEDLTILRARPAKRLFRTGPWVNIVLLLATLTTTVFVGAANRGANPFADPWSLAQGLPFAVTLLLILGVHELGHYFTARRYGITVTLPYFIPAPVGLGTFGAFIRMKSPVTDRQALFDVGIAGPLAGLCVALPAIVVGLHWSELILTGAEEHAGIALGTPLLFSLLQWLTLGPIPEGGDVLLHPVAFAGWIGLFVTALNLLPIGQLDGGHIAYALVGRHHRRVAIFTVLVLIGMGIAYWPGWLFWASLSLILGLKHPPPLNDVTRLDDRRRLVGFASLLLLLSVMTPSPFHFSES; encoded by the coding sequence ATGGCAAGCTGGCTGGAATCGGAAGATGACGTCCTCTTGTTTCTTGAACGCGAGATGGCAGGCGTCTTTGCGATCCGCGAGAGACGCCTGTTTGATGGGACCGTCCGTTTGCAGGGAAAATTGCTGATCGATCCCGTCACGGCTGTCGCCGAATTGACGGAACGGCTTGCTCCTCACGGCTATTACCCGGTGCTCCGAAGCGATGAGGATCTCACGATCCTCCGAGCGAGGCCCGCAAAGCGCCTCTTTCGTACCGGTCCGTGGGTGAACATCGTTCTCCTGCTGGCGACCCTTACGACGACGGTGTTCGTAGGGGCCGCCAATCGCGGCGCCAATCCCTTTGCGGATCCCTGGTCTCTGGCGCAAGGACTCCCTTTTGCGGTGACACTACTGTTGATCCTTGGTGTGCATGAGCTTGGGCACTACTTCACCGCTCGACGCTATGGCATCACGGTCACGCTCCCCTATTTTATCCCCGCTCCGGTCGGGCTCGGGACCTTCGGGGCGTTTATCAGGATGAAGTCTCCCGTGACCGATCGCCAGGCGCTCTTCGACGTCGGGATTGCGGGACCGCTGGCAGGGCTGTGCGTGGCGCTGCCGGCTATCGTTGTCGGGCTACACTGGTCGGAGCTGATCCTTACGGGTGCGGAGGAACATGCCGGTATCGCGCTGGGGACGCCGCTATTATTCTCGCTCCTGCAGTGGTTGACGCTGGGACCGATACCGGAGGGAGGCGATGTGCTGTTGCACCCGGTCGCGTTTGCCGGCTGGATCGGCCTGTTTGTGACGGCGCTCAATCTGCTCCCGATCGGTCAACTGGATGGCGGCCACATCGCGTATGCGCTGGTGGGCAGACATCACCGGAGGGTGGCAATCTTCACCGTGCTGGTGCTGATCGGCATGGGGATCGCGTATTGGCCTGGGTGGCTGTTCTGGGCGTCGCTCTCCCTGATTCTGGGACTGAAACATCCTCCCCCCCTGAATGATGTGACGCGGCTGGACGATCGCAGGAGGCTGGTAGGCTTTGCGTCGCTGCTGCTCTTACTGAGCGTCATGACCCCGTCCCCATTTCATTTCTCGGAGTCGTAA
- a CDS encoding UDP pyrophosphate synthase: protein MSVTNERYGMFKHLLYRLYEGRLLQEVRGGELPRHIGLILDGNRRYARERGFSTLLEGHRRGAEKLEEVLNWCEELAIGMVTVWIFSTENVSRTQEEVDGLLGLIEKKMHDIARDPKVHRKRMRIRAIGKMDLLPQSTVKAIQEAEDATREYDAFCLNVAVGYGGRQEIADAVATMLRDKSVRKVPLEQIIDEISIDEIGKYLYTYDLPDPDLIIRTSGEVRLSGFLLWQSAYSEYYFCDAYWPVFRKIDFLRAIRSFQQRERRFGI from the coding sequence ATGTCGGTGACGAATGAACGGTATGGAATGTTCAAGCATCTCCTGTACCGGCTCTACGAAGGGCGACTGTTGCAGGAAGTGCGAGGCGGAGAGCTGCCTCGGCACATCGGCCTGATCCTCGACGGCAATCGACGATACGCGCGCGAGAGAGGGTTTTCGACGCTCCTTGAGGGGCACCGGAGAGGGGCGGAGAAGTTGGAGGAGGTCCTGAATTGGTGTGAAGAGCTTGCGATCGGGATGGTCACGGTGTGGATCTTTTCCACTGAAAATGTGTCGCGAACTCAGGAGGAGGTGGACGGCCTTCTGGGGCTGATTGAGAAGAAGATGCACGACATTGCCAGGGATCCCAAGGTGCACCGGAAGCGGATGCGGATCCGAGCTATCGGCAAGATGGATCTTCTGCCTCAGTCTACAGTGAAGGCGATACAGGAGGCCGAGGACGCCACGCGGGAGTATGACGCCTTTTGCCTGAATGTCGCCGTCGGGTATGGCGGGCGACAGGAGATCGCTGATGCCGTCGCGACGATGCTCAGGGACAAGTCGGTGAGAAAGGTCCCGCTGGAGCAGATTATTGATGAGATTTCTATCGACGAGATCGGTAAATATCTTTATACCTATGATCTGCCGGATCCCGATCTCATCATCCGAACCAGCGGTGAGGTTCGACTGAGCGGATTTCTGCTCTGGCAGAGTGCGTACAGCGAGTATTACTTTTGTGATGCCTACTGGCCGGTCTTCAGGAAGATCGATTTCCTTCGAGCTATTCGAAGCTTTCAGCAGCGCGAGCGCCGGTTTGGGATATGA
- a CDS encoding histone: protein MIKKLSIVAMAGLFSVSAAGLGFADEKVIPVPVTPAMPDVRGEVKKEIKDVKSKAKQMKEQATTAVTPTVVAPVPAVTPAMPDVRGEVKKEIKDVKSKAKQMKEEAVKAVTPPIMAPVPATSGEKK, encoded by the coding sequence ATGATAAAGAAGCTGAGTATCGTAGCGATGGCTGGTCTCTTCAGTGTCTCTGCAGCCGGGCTGGGTTTCGCCGATGAGAAAGTCATACCGGTGCCTGTCACACCCGCCATGCCCGATGTGCGCGGAGAAGTGAAGAAGGAGATCAAGGACGTCAAGAGCAAGGCGAAGCAGATGAAGGAACAGGCGACGACGGCCGTAACGCCAACGGTTGTGGCGCCGGTTCCAGCTGTCACACCCGCCATGCCCGATGTGCGCGGAGAAGTGAAGAAGGAGATCAAGGACGTCAAGAGCAAGGCGAAGCAGATGAAGGAGGAGGCTGTGAAGGCAGTTACACCTCCGATTATGGCGCCGGTTCCAGCGACTTCTGGAGAAAAGAAGTAA
- a CDS encoding periplasmic binding protein has product MTRLAILLGWIALLLWGVADASPLTIVDDAGRSVTLGGPPKRIMTLTPGHTEILFALGAADRIVAVDQWSDFPSAAKFKPQVAPFSPNLEQVVRLNPDLILSTHGGAEPLLPLERHGMRVIIFAPRTLEELYRNILLIGRIVDAEARAEGLVRVMRQRVAAVVAKVRDAPRPRVFIEVDGTDPARPFTAGPGSFVDVLVQLAGGANVAARSRTAWPQFSLEELVKADPDLIILADPLAPPNLDAPGLAARRPGWGRLRAVRRGAIAAIDANLISRPGPRIVEGLERLAGLVHPDRFQ; this is encoded by the coding sequence ATGACGCGCCTGGCGATCCTGCTGGGCTGGATCGCGTTGTTGCTGTGGGGAGTTGCCGACGCCTCTCCCCTCACGATTGTCGATGACGCAGGGCGGTCCGTGACATTGGGCGGGCCGCCCAAGCGGATCATGACGCTTACGCCGGGCCATACCGAGATCCTGTTCGCCCTTGGCGCTGCGGACCGTATCGTCGCCGTCGACCAATGGAGCGACTTTCCATCTGCGGCGAAGTTCAAACCACAGGTGGCTCCCTTCAGCCCCAACCTGGAGCAGGTGGTGCGTCTCAATCCCGACCTGATTCTCTCGACTCATGGGGGCGCCGAACCGCTGCTGCCCCTCGAGCGGCACGGGATGAGGGTGATAATCTTTGCGCCGCGAACGCTCGAAGAGCTCTACCGAAATATCCTTCTGATCGGACGGATCGTGGACGCTGAGGCGCGGGCCGAGGGTCTGGTCCGCGTTATGCGGCAGCGGGTAGCCGCAGTCGTGGCGAAGGTGCGAGACGCCCCCAGGCCCAGGGTCTTCATCGAGGTTGACGGCACCGATCCGGCCCGCCCCTTCACAGCCGGTCCTGGTTCATTCGTCGATGTCCTTGTACAGCTTGCAGGCGGGGCAAACGTCGCCGCTCGTTCACGAACGGCGTGGCCCCAGTTCAGTCTCGAAGAGCTTGTCAAGGCGGATCCCGACCTGATTATCCTGGCCGATCCGCTTGCGCCTCCGAACCTCGACGCGCCGGGACTGGCGGCTCGACGGCCCGGATGGGGTCGCTTGCGGGCGGTGCGTCGCGGAGCGATCGCTGCGATCGATGCGAATCTGATCAGTCGGCCGGGGCCAAGGATTGTCGAGGGTCTTGAGCGGTTGGCCGGACTGGTTCACCCGGACCGGTTTCAATGA
- a CDS encoding iron-dicitrate transporter subunit ATP-binding component of ABC superfamily; KpLE2 phage-like element, whose translation MRPEIRLDSVRFTYSNGFGLSGIDLRVEPGERMAILGPNGSGKSTLLKLMLGLLHPQEGKVSFEGHDLSTMSRAELARAMAMVPQELLLPYALTVRDVVLLGRTPYLHRYRGPARKDLEAAREAMTAADLVSSADRPYNDLSGGERQRVILAMALAQQPRLLLLDEPTRSLDLNHQVGILSLIRDLTATHGLTVIASMHDLNLASLYFNRLILLSSGRIVADGPPEQVIRPDMIREVFGVSILVRRHPGYGIPWATLTPDARDLFSTREDVSEAFNP comes from the coding sequence ATGAGGCCGGAGATCCGTCTCGATAGCGTTCGTTTCACCTACTCGAACGGCTTCGGACTCTCGGGGATCGATCTGCGTGTCGAACCGGGCGAGCGAATGGCGATCCTGGGCCCGAACGGCTCCGGCAAGTCGACGCTCCTGAAGTTGATGCTGGGTCTGTTGCATCCACAGGAGGGCAAGGTCTCTTTTGAGGGTCACGACCTGAGTACGATGAGCCGGGCAGAGCTGGCGCGGGCGATGGCCATGGTTCCCCAGGAGTTGCTGCTGCCGTACGCCCTTACGGTCAGGGATGTCGTGCTGCTGGGGCGTACACCGTATCTGCATCGCTACCGCGGCCCCGCGCGGAAGGATCTGGAGGCGGCGCGGGAGGCGATGACCGCCGCTGATCTGGTCTCCTCTGCAGACCGTCCGTATAATGATCTTTCCGGAGGAGAGCGGCAGCGAGTGATCCTGGCGATGGCGCTGGCACAGCAGCCGCGTCTGCTGCTGCTCGACGAACCGACCCGCTCCCTCGATCTTAATCATCAGGTCGGGATCCTCTCGTTGATCAGGGATCTCACAGCGACCCACGGTCTGACGGTCATCGCATCCATGCACGATCTGAATCTGGCGTCGCTCTATTTCAACCGTCTGATCCTTCTGTCGTCGGGTCGAATCGTGGCGGATGGCCCCCCGGAACAGGTCATCCGGCCGGATATGATCCGAGAGGTGTTTGGCGTGTCCATCCTTGTGCGCCGGCATCCCGGATACGGTATTCCGTGGGCGACGCTTACACCTGATGCCCGCGATCTGTTCTCTACTCGCGAAGACGTCTCGGAGGCGTTCAACCCTTGA
- a CDS encoding TonB-dependent outer membrane receptor for cobalamin and Fe transport: MTRWKSAAKWWLWMVILWCCGLESAWGQMLGSVAEDAVELGSVVVTATKTEVPVKQVAASVTVITREEIEARQVTQVSDLLRDVPGLSVRQQSSRGSVVSIFPRGGNSNFNLVLIDGVKVNDAGGFYDFGDFSADNIERIEIVRGPHSALYGSDAMGSVIQIFTRRGKGTPRVETSFGGGNLKTFEEKLNLSGGAGQFDYSFGVGRNDTGGNLPINNHFGETTVSSRVGFTLEKVLDLGLAVRYTDSHLHFPTETGDRFNGVKLPLDPDQSSDQQRLVVSGKASHALTPWWGQTLQLGWYRRNYALDDPFNSGIDFSTFRSDSEERRFSLDYSWNLTAPTVLNISSLLTAGFAFEREEFEQQAAVTATDFPSSSANAARRDNKAGYLQGQFDWRKQLFLTAGFRVDGNSTFGTEVTPRVSAAWIVPYLGTKLRGGYGEGIKEPSFVENFGDGSQFIVGNPHLKPERIRGWEIGFDQPFFHGLADFSATYFHNHFQDLIAFIFSPTSGCSASFCNVQKAKAEGVEFAATIRPGYGLTIGGGYTFLDTKVLNDGGIGSVALQNGERLLRRPKHAGTLSIDHVWRRLHTSLTTTFVGNRSDIFTDPATFSTERVRADGYITVDLAGSYLLLKDTRHLRELTLFGRIQNLFDRNYQQVAGFSAPGITWLFGLKGSL, translated from the coding sequence ATGACACGCTGGAAAAGTGCCGCCAAGTGGTGGTTGTGGATGGTGATTCTGTGGTGCTGTGGACTGGAAAGCGCGTGGGGACAGATGCTCGGATCGGTTGCTGAAGACGCGGTAGAGCTGGGATCGGTGGTGGTGACGGCGACGAAAACTGAGGTTCCCGTGAAACAGGTCGCGGCGTCGGTCACCGTGATTACGAGGGAGGAGATTGAGGCGCGTCAGGTCACTCAGGTGTCGGATCTGCTCCGGGATGTTCCAGGCTTGAGTGTCAGGCAGCAGAGCAGTCGAGGGAGTGTCGTGAGTATTTTTCCGAGGGGCGGCAACTCGAATTTCAACTTGGTGCTGATTGACGGCGTGAAGGTCAACGATGCCGGCGGCTTCTACGACTTCGGCGACTTCAGCGCCGACAATATCGAGCGGATCGAGATTGTCCGAGGTCCCCACAGCGCGCTGTACGGCTCCGATGCCATGGGGTCGGTGATTCAGATCTTTACCAGGCGAGGAAAGGGAACCCCGCGCGTCGAGACCTCGTTTGGGGGCGGAAATCTGAAGACGTTTGAGGAAAAATTGAATCTCAGCGGGGGTGCCGGGCAATTCGACTATTCGTTCGGGGTGGGTCGAAACGATACCGGTGGGAACCTTCCGATCAACAACCACTTCGGCGAGACGACCGTGAGCAGTCGTGTGGGCTTTACGCTTGAGAAAGTGCTGGATCTGGGTCTCGCTGTCCGTTATACCGACAGCCATCTTCATTTTCCTACTGAGACCGGCGATCGGTTCAATGGAGTCAAGCTCCCGCTCGATCCGGACCAATCGAGCGACCAGCAACGGCTGGTCGTCAGCGGCAAAGCCAGCCACGCGCTCACACCCTGGTGGGGGCAGACGCTTCAGCTTGGTTGGTACCGGCGCAACTATGCGTTGGATGATCCCTTCAATTCCGGGATCGATTTTTCGACCTTTCGCAGTGATAGTGAAGAGCGCCGGTTCTCCCTCGATTACTCCTGGAACCTGACCGCCCCCACCGTTCTGAATATTTCCAGCCTCTTGACCGCAGGTTTCGCCTTTGAGCGTGAGGAGTTTGAGCAGCAGGCCGCAGTCACCGCGACCGATTTTCCCTCCTCAAGCGCCAACGCGGCCAGACGGGATAATAAGGCCGGTTATCTCCAGGGTCAGTTTGATTGGAGGAAACAGCTTTTCCTGACGGCAGGATTCAGGGTTGACGGCAACAGCACCTTCGGGACCGAGGTGACGCCGAGGGTCTCGGCGGCGTGGATCGTTCCGTACCTGGGGACCAAGTTGAGGGGTGGATATGGTGAGGGGATCAAGGAGCCGAGCTTCGTTGAGAATTTCGGCGATGGAAGTCAGTTTATCGTCGGGAATCCTCACCTGAAGCCGGAACGGATCAGGGGCTGGGAGATCGGCTTCGACCAGCCGTTCTTTCATGGTCTGGCCGATTTCTCGGCGACGTACTTCCACAACCACTTTCAGGACCTGATCGCTTTCATCTTCAGTCCTACCTCAGGCTGTTCGGCCAGCTTCTGTAACGTTCAAAAGGCAAAGGCGGAAGGGGTCGAATTCGCTGCGACAATCCGGCCGGGATACGGCCTGACTATCGGCGGAGGCTACACATTCCTTGATACGAAGGTGCTCAACGATGGCGGCATTGGGTCTGTCGCGCTGCAGAATGGGGAGCGGCTGCTCCGCCGACCCAAGCACGCCGGGACGCTTTCCATTGACCATGTCTGGCGTCGCCTGCACACCAGCCTGACGACCACATTTGTTGGGAATCGGTCGGACATCTTTACCGATCCTGCCACATTCTCGACTGAACGGGTAAGGGCGGATGGCTATATAACCGTAGATCTGGCGGGCTCGTATCTCCTGTTGAAAGACACCCGCCACCTGCGGGAGCTTACACTGTTCGGAAGAATCCAGAATCTCTTCGATCGGAATTATCAGCAGGTCGCCGGTTTTTCGGCGCCGGGCATCACCTGGCTGTTTGGCCTGAAGGGCAGCCTATGA
- a CDS encoding histone, with amino-acid sequence MMKKLGIVLMAGFFTVSVAGLSFADEKAAAPAAPAAEKAAPAKDEKAAPKKKAAKKAAPKAETAPAPAPAPAPAVEKK; translated from the coding sequence ATGATGAAGAAATTGGGTATTGTATTGATGGCTGGCTTCTTCACGGTCTCCGTGGCCGGTCTGAGCTTTGCCGATGAGAAGGCGGCGGCCCCCGCGGCCCCCGCTGCTGAGAAGGCGGCTCCTGCTAAGGACGAGAAGGCGGCCCCTAAGAAGAAGGCGGCAAAGAAGGCAGCCCCGAAGGCAGAGACTGCTCCGGCTCCGGCTCCAGCCCCTGCCCCTGCAGTAGAGAAGAAGTAG
- a CDS encoding histone, protein MMKKLGIVVMAGLFTVSVAGLSFADEMKEHKGMPAATGTPANPCAGAKKEEPKKKAAAKKADKKAAEAPAAPAPAPAPVAPAKK, encoded by the coding sequence ATGATGAAGAAACTGGGTATCGTAGTGATGGCCGGCCTCTTCACGGTCTCCGTGGCTGGTCTGAGCTTTGCCGATGAAATGAAGGAGCATAAGGGCATGCCTGCGGCGACCGGCACCCCAGCCAACCCTTGTGCTGGAGCGAAGAAGGAGGAGCCTAAGAAGAAGGCAGCCGCGAAGAAGGCCGATAAGAAGGCGGCAGAGGCCCCGGCAGCGCCAGCTCCTGCACCAGCCCCGGTTGCACCGGCGAAGAAGTAA
- a CDS encoding iron-dicitrate ABC transporter permease, with protein MKQRPYHTPQIPPCPPLVKGGWGDFAFCIYVALSTLLLLAVLIGIMQGAVALSPVTILQILLRSVGISLGPVTWEGADETILLELRLPRVLGGALVGAALATAGVLFQGLLRNPLADPYIIGTSAGAGFAATVAMLILPPASILGFGSVALSAFAGGLLAVLLVYRLARVDGRSSPVTLLLAGVVVNTVLGYLGSLSIVLFEGSEFRLRHVFTWLMGGIAVHDLRQLLAVGPIVVVGIVAAFGRAVSLNALAVGEEGAQVLGVDLDREVGRIIALGALLTGAAVSVGGLIGFLGLAVPHILRLLVGPDHRRLLPMSALAGAALLVLADTAARSIAAPAELPVGIFTALLGGPLFLVLLRRDGRASGWR; from the coding sequence ATGAAACAGCGCCCGTACCACACGCCCCAAATCCCCCCGTGCCCCCCTTTGGTAAAGGGGGGGTGGGGGGATTTCGCATTCTGCATCTATGTTGCCTTGTCAACCTTGCTCCTGTTGGCTGTGCTCATCGGGATCATGCAGGGCGCAGTTGCCTTGTCGCCGGTGACGATTCTCCAGATCCTTCTTCGGTCGGTCGGCATCTCGCTTGGTCCGGTTACGTGGGAGGGTGCCGATGAGACGATCCTGCTGGAGCTCAGACTGCCGAGGGTCCTGGGTGGGGCATTGGTGGGTGCGGCGCTCGCGACTGCCGGTGTGTTGTTCCAGGGATTACTCCGCAATCCGCTCGCCGATCCGTATATCATCGGCACATCTGCCGGCGCAGGCTTCGCCGCGACGGTGGCCATGCTGATCCTGCCCCCGGCCTCGATTCTCGGCTTCGGATCGGTCGCGCTTTCGGCCTTTGCGGGTGGCCTGCTGGCGGTGCTGCTGGTCTACCGGCTTGCGCGGGTAGATGGGCGCAGCTCGCCGGTCACGCTGCTGCTCGCCGGGGTTGTCGTCAACACGGTCCTCGGCTATCTGGGTTCATTGAGCATCGTGCTCTTCGAGGGAAGCGAGTTTCGGCTCCGTCACGTCTTCACCTGGCTTATGGGTGGGATTGCAGTTCACGATCTGCGACAACTGTTGGCGGTGGGGCCGATCGTTGTTGTGGGGATTGTCGCAGCGTTTGGTCGCGCGGTGTCGCTCAATGCCTTGGCGGTCGGAGAGGAGGGGGCACAGGTCCTGGGAGTGGATCTGGATCGGGAGGTCGGACGAATCATCGCGCTCGGCGCGTTGCTGACGGGCGCTGCGGTGAGCGTCGGCGGCCTGATCGGATTCCTGGGGCTGGCTGTTCCGCACATCCTGCGCCTCCTGGTCGGGCCCGATCACCGACGGCTCTTACCGATGTCGGCCTTGGCCGGCGCCGCCCTTCTGGTATTGGCGGATACGGCCGCGCGTTCCATTGCGGCCCCGGCCGAACTCCCCGTAGGCATCTTCACGGCCCTGCTCGGCGGTCCCCTGTTTCTCGTCCTGCTCCGGCGGGACGGAAGAGCGTCGGGGTGGCGATGA
- the salL gene encoding Adenosyl-chloride synthase has product MEEGTRRIVTLLTDFGLSDPFVGIMKGVILGINPTVTLVDLCHTGKAYDPLAGAFLLITSYHYFPKGTIHIAVIDPGVGGPRRPILVACDGHLFIGPDNGLLAPLAELAGSTVRAITANRYFLQPVSATFHGRDLFAPVAGHLSRGVEPAECGALIDDYVRLPLPRAVLSGTSLIRGQILHIDRFGNLVTNIARRDLERLATGDAPTTCVVNVADREIPVVAYYGQVAPDAPGAIIGSAEYLEIFVNQGDASRLFGAGLGSEIVVGMKDAETSRL; this is encoded by the coding sequence ATGGAAGAGGGAACGCGCCGGATCGTCACGCTGCTGACCGATTTTGGGTTGAGCGACCCATTCGTCGGGATCATGAAGGGGGTGATCCTCGGAATCAATCCAACCGTAACGCTCGTCGACCTATGTCATACCGGTAAGGCCTATGATCCCCTGGCGGGGGCCTTTCTTCTCATTACGTCCTATCACTATTTTCCCAAAGGTACCATCCATATTGCGGTGATCGACCCTGGGGTAGGCGGGCCTCGTCGGCCGATTCTGGTTGCCTGCGACGGCCATCTGTTTATCGGCCCGGACAACGGTTTGCTGGCTCCGCTGGCAGAGCTGGCGGGCTCAACGGTCAGAGCCATCACTGCGAACCGATATTTTCTCCAGCCGGTCAGCGCCACCTTTCACGGACGCGATCTGTTTGCGCCCGTAGCCGGCCATCTCTCGCGCGGGGTTGAGCCCGCTGAGTGCGGAGCGCTGATTGACGACTATGTCCGCCTGCCGCTTCCGCGCGCGGTACTGTCCGGGACCTCATTGATCAGGGGACAAATCCTCCATATCGATCGGTTCGGTAATCTGGTGACGAACATCGCGCGACGTGACCTGGAGCGCCTGGCGACCGGGGATGCTCCGACAACATGCGTGGTGAATGTCGCCGACCGGGAGATTCCGGTTGTTGCGTACTACGGCCAAGTCGCCCCTGACGCGCCGGGCGCGATCATTGGAAGTGCAGAGTATCTGGAAATCTTTGTGAATCAGGGAGATGCGTCCCGGCTCTTCGGTGCAGGGCTGGGATCTGAGATCGTGGTCGGCATGAAGGACGCCGAAACGTCGCGTCTTTGA
- a CDS encoding methionine sulfoxide reductase B codes for MNDKLRKTDEEWKARLTPEQFYVCRQKGTEQPFSGDYYDCIEGGIYQCICCGNELFDSETKFDSGTGWPSFWAPLAPERIDTAEDTELSMRRTEVRCSRCGAHLGHVFHDGPPPTRLRYCMNSVALRLVKR; via the coding sequence ATGAATGACAAGCTACGCAAGACCGATGAGGAGTGGAAAGCGCGGCTCACGCCGGAGCAGTTTTATGTCTGTCGGCAGAAGGGGACTGAACAGCCGTTTTCGGGCGACTACTACGACTGCATAGAAGGTGGGATCTACCAGTGCATTTGCTGTGGGAACGAGTTGTTCGATTCCGAAACCAAGTTCGATTCGGGGACCGGGTGGCCCAGCTTCTGGGCGCCTCTCGCGCCCGAGCGAATCGACACCGCGGAGGATACCGAGCTGTCGATGCGGCGTACTGAGGTGCGGTGCAGCCGCTGCGGGGCGCACTTGGGCCACGTCTTCCATGACGGCCCGCCGCCGACCCGCCTGCGCTACTGCATGAATTCTGTCGCGTTGAGACTGGTAAAGAGGTAG
- a CDS encoding Gram-negative bacterial tonB protein, which yields MAMLWKSLDAGQYPAQGADTDEEGDTSSSTGPTVSLDSQDSRFASYLMGVKRRIESVWSYPPGARGLTGNLVVTFGITRDGRLSDLQLTQTSGIAPLDNEAIRAIRQATPFGPFSEQMRFERLNIRAAFYYHVSRASLKD from the coding sequence ATGGCCATGCTGTGGAAAAGCCTCGATGCCGGGCAATACCCCGCCCAGGGGGCTGATACCGACGAAGAGGGCGATACGAGCTCCTCCACCGGGCCGACGGTCTCGTTGGACAGCCAGGATTCCCGGTTTGCGTCCTATCTGATGGGGGTGAAAAGGCGGATTGAGAGCGTCTGGAGTTATCCTCCGGGCGCGCGAGGCCTGACCGGAAATCTGGTGGTGACCTTCGGGATTACCCGCGATGGCCGCCTGAGCGATCTGCAACTCACACAGACGTCCGGCATTGCCCCGCTGGACAACGAGGCGATTCGAGCGATCCGGCAAGCCACTCCCTTCGGTCCATTCTCCGAGCAGATGCGCTTCGAGCGACTGAATATCCGGGCGGCCTTTTACTACCATGTCAGCCGCGCAAGCCTCAAGGATTAA